The following proteins come from a genomic window of bacterium:
- the aroA gene encoding 3-phosphoshikimate 1-carboxyvinyltransferase produces the protein MSNLHITPVSKVAGEVDLPGDKSISHRAVILASIAEGNSEIRGFLRSDDCLNTVSVFRNLGVDIEDDGKLIKIKGAGKKGLKTPGKDLYFGNSGTGIRLTAGAVAGYPINAVLTGDESLSARPMSRIITPLSMMGCNVSGAPGKNKNDVTAPLKIKGGMLEGIFYDMPVSSAQVKSCILIAGLNADGTTIVNSLLPCRDHTEKLLEFMGGKILVTEKSVAVNPEAKLHGVSIIVPGDFSSAAFLIAAALVTKKSELLIKNVGLNPTRTGFLKIIQKMGAKVEISYDNTGCYSEQAGDIFVRSSSLRAVEVSGKIIPNSIDEIPVIALLATFAEGTTVIRNAGELRHKESDRISNIVSNLKSAGADIQETDDGMIINGPSEFKAGVFDSKGDHRIAMAMAIGALTADKDSSIEGSEFINTSFPGFEKILKKIAR, from the coding sequence ATGAGCAATCTTCATATCACCCCTGTTTCTAAAGTCGCCGGTGAAGTGGACTTACCGGGTGATAAATCTATTTCCCACAGGGCTGTGATACTTGCCTCTATAGCGGAAGGGAATTCTGAGATCAGGGGTTTTCTGAGAAGTGACGATTGCCTGAATACTGTATCGGTTTTTCGTAATCTCGGGGTTGACATAGAAGATGACGGCAAGCTTATAAAAATAAAAGGCGCGGGGAAAAAAGGATTAAAAACCCCCGGCAAAGATTTATATTTCGGAAATTCCGGAACGGGAATAAGGCTTACGGCCGGAGCAGTTGCCGGATATCCTATAAATGCCGTGCTTACGGGCGATGAATCTCTTTCCGCAAGGCCGATGTCCAGGATAATTACGCCGCTTTCTATGATGGGGTGTAACGTATCCGGTGCGCCGGGAAAAAATAAAAATGATGTTACGGCGCCTCTCAAAATAAAGGGCGGAATGCTTGAAGGGATCTTCTATGATATGCCTGTTTCGAGCGCGCAGGTTAAATCCTGCATATTGATTGCCGGTTTGAACGCCGATGGCACAACCATAGTAAATTCGCTTTTGCCCTGCAGGGACCATACCGAAAAACTGCTTGAGTTTATGGGCGGCAAGATTCTTGTAACGGAGAAATCGGTGGCTGTTAATCCGGAAGCGAAACTGCATGGCGTAAGCATAATTGTGCCGGGTGATTTTTCGAGCGCGGCGTTTTTAATCGCGGCGGCTCTGGTAACAAAAAAATCCGAGCTGCTGATAAAAAATGTCGGGTTAAACCCTACAAGAACCGGTTTTTTGAAAATCATCCAGAAAATGGGAGCGAAGGTAGAGATTAGTTATGATAATACAGGGTGTTACAGCGAACAGGCCGGCGATATTTTTGTCAGGAGTTCTTCTCTGAGAGCGGTTGAGGTTTCGGGAAAAATAATCCCCAATAGCATCGATGAAATCCCTGTTATTGCGCTTCTCGCGACATTTGCGGAAGGCACAACTGTAATCAGGAACGCCGGGGAATTAAGGCATAAAGAATCCGACAGGATCTCTAATATTGTAAGTAATTTAAAATCCGCCGGAGCGGATATTCAAGAAACAGACGACGGAATGATTATAAACGGCCCTTCTGAATTCAAAGCGGGTGTTTTTGACAGCAAGGGAGACCACCGGATAGCGATGGCTATGGCGATAGGCGCGTTAACAGCGGATAAGGACTCTTCGATTGAAGGGTCTGAGTTTATCAATACGTCATTCCCCGGTTTTGAAAAAATACTGAAGAAAATTGCCAGGTAA
- the cmk gene encoding (d)CMP kinase → MPDRKNPIIAIDGPAGSGKSTISKLLAEKLNYSYINTGAMYRAVALKVMSSGFPLEDTASITKTAREIKIEFKNIDGKTKIFIDGAESNRLVFKPGVDKVASTVSKIPDVRKAMVALQRKMGEKGGVVLEGRDIGTVVFPDAEFKFYLDAGIEERAKRRYNQLKEKGEERNLDTLAREIEKRDNQDSTRKTSPLRKAEDAVYVDTTGMTIGQVIDRISSHIRGKTGK, encoded by the coding sequence ATGCCCGACAGGAAGAACCCCATTATTGCCATAGACGGACCCGCAGGCTCGGGAAAAAGCACTATCTCAAAACTTTTAGCCGAGAAACTGAATTATTCTTATATAAATACCGGCGCAATGTACAGGGCAGTCGCGCTCAAGGTTATGTCTTCAGGCTTCCCGCTTGAAGACACTGCTTCGATAACTAAAACCGCGCGGGAAATAAAAATAGAGTTTAAAAACATCGACGGCAAGACAAAAATCTTTATTGACGGAGCTGAATCTAACCGGCTTGTTTTCAAGCCGGGAGTGGATAAGGTAGCTTCAACAGTGTCAAAAATTCCGGATGTCAGAAAGGCAATGGTCGCGCTGCAGCGTAAAATGGGCGAAAAAGGCGGTGTTGTGCTTGAAGGAAGGGATATCGGGACGGTGGTATTTCCGGATGCCGAATTTAAGTTTTATCTCGATGCCGGTATCGAAGAAAGGGCGAAGAGGCGATATAACCAGTTAAAAGAGAAGGGCGAGGAAAGGAATTTGGATACTCTTGCGCGGGAAATTGAAAAAAGAGACAATCAGGATTCGACCAGAAAGACCAGCCCGCTGAGAAAAGCCGAGGATGCCGTTTATGTTGATACAACCGGCATGACGATAGGTCAGGTAATAGACAGGATATCATCGCATATAAGGGGAAAAACAGGGAAATGA
- a CDS encoding 1-acyl-sn-glycerol-3-phosphate acyltransferase, which yields MTYLISRFIIKVFAKLFWSFKTYNMDRVPAKGAVIIAGNHASYMDPPLVGCCVKRKLWFVARKTLFRNKFMGRYLKMIQAMPIDNKAADVGALKMILKKLKEGEGVVIFPEGTRSTDGELQDPKLGIGAIVLKTGVPVVPAYIRNSYNAWPRDSKTPKFGVKVKVYYGKLLQFNKIAKPSKEEIKEASERIMREVEALKEGAV from the coding sequence ATGACGTATTTGATAAGCAGGTTTATTATAAAAGTTTTCGCTAAATTGTTCTGGTCTTTTAAAACATATAACATGGACCGGGTACCGGCAAAAGGAGCTGTTATTATCGCCGGCAACCATGCCAGTTATATGGACCCACCGCTTGTAGGCTGTTGCGTGAAAAGGAAACTGTGGTTTGTGGCGCGGAAGACTCTTTTCAGAAATAAGTTTATGGGAAGGTATCTTAAAATGATACAGGCGATGCCTATTGATAACAAAGCGGCTGATGTCGGAGCACTGAAGATGATCTTAAAAAAATTGAAAGAGGGCGAAGGTGTTGTTATATTTCCGGAAGGGACACGGTCAACGGATGGGGAACTGCAGGATCCGAAACTCGGCATCGGCGCCATCGTCCTTAAAACAGGTGTTCCTGTCGTCCCTGCCTACATCCGGAATTCCTATAATGCCTGGCCGCGCGACTCCAAGACGCCCAAATTCGGGGTGAAAGTCAAAGTCTATTACGGCAAGCTCCTGCAATTCAACAAGATAGCAAAACCTTCCAAAGAAGAAATCAAAGAAGCCTCCGAGCGCATTATGAGGGAGGTGGAGGCTTTGAAAGAGGGGGCTGTTTAA
- a CDS encoding LemA family protein, with protein sequence MKFRTTVIVLIVILILCVLGLIINYNGFVKSEKEVEEAKAQIEVAYQRKIDLIPNLVEVVKGYAKHERETFVAVSEARSSAKEALDSVAGKKDFTKEDLKMLNDSQSKLNVSLMPLFAVVERYPDLKSQASFLSLQDQLEGTENRIAVARNRYNHDVKIYNIKISAFPGNILACLFGFSKKDSFESSAATTGETVKVEF encoded by the coding sequence ATGAAGTTCAGAACCACCGTGATTGTCTTAATCGTGATATTGATACTTTGTGTTTTGGGTTTAATTATCAACTATAACGGTTTTGTGAAATCGGAAAAGGAAGTTGAAGAAGCAAAAGCGCAGATAGAGGTTGCTTATCAAAGAAAAATAGACCTTATTCCTAATCTGGTCGAAGTTGTGAAGGGCTATGCAAAACACGAGAGAGAAACGTTTGTCGCCGTTTCAGAAGCCCGAAGCAGCGCAAAAGAAGCATTGGACAGTGTCGCCGGTAAAAAAGATTTTACCAAGGAAGACCTAAAAATGCTGAATGATTCCCAGTCAAAGCTCAATGTCTCTTTAATGCCTTTGTTTGCTGTAGTCGAAAGATACCCTGATTTAAAATCACAGGCGAGTTTCCTGTCTTTGCAGGATCAGCTTGAGGGCACGGAAAACAGGATTGCGGTTGCCAGGAACAGATACAACCATGATGTTAAAATCTACAACATAAAGATATCTGCGTTTCCCGGAAACATTCTGGCTTGCCTGTTTGGTTTTAGCAAGAAAGACAGTTTTGAATCCTCTGCGGCGACGACCGGTGAAACCGTGAAGGTGGAATTTTGA
- the trpS gene encoding tryptophan--tRNA ligase, translated as MVSKKRVLSGIQPSGRFHLGNYFAMIKKMVEYQNNSELFCFIVDLHALTTVSDGNQLSEYTNEAAVSLLSLGIDPRISHLWVQSDIPEVTELAWILSNITPLGLMERCHSYKDKVAKGIKPNAGLFIYPILMAADILLFRSNLVPVGKDQKQHLEVARDIALKFNSVYGDIFTVPEPLIDKNVAVVPGIDGQKMSKSYGNTIEIFASKDDLRKKVMGIVTDSQPVEASKDPDKCNLYNIYKLFVSGEENKKLRKRYTDGGLKYGDVKRELSEIIWDYFKEAREKRETLLQDKGYIDKILKEGASRTREVAVETLKSVKNAAGLSVRML; from the coding sequence ATGGTTTCGAAAAAAAGGGTTTTAAGCGGTATTCAACCCTCGGGTCGCTTCCATCTGGGTAATTATTTTGCGATGATAAAAAAGATGGTGGAATATCAGAATAACAGCGAACTGTTTTGCTTTATTGTGGATTTGCACGCTTTAACTACGGTAAGTGACGGGAATCAACTTTCGGAATACACCAATGAAGCCGCGGTTTCGCTGCTTTCTTTGGGAATTGACCCCCGCATATCCCATCTGTGGGTGCAATCCGACATTCCTGAAGTTACGGAACTGGCATGGATATTATCCAATATAACGCCTCTCGGACTGATGGAACGCTGTCATTCTTATAAGGATAAGGTCGCAAAAGGGATAAAGCCGAACGCGGGGCTTTTTATTTATCCGATACTTATGGCGGCGGACATATTGCTTTTCCGGTCGAATCTTGTTCCCGTAGGAAAAGACCAGAAACAGCATCTTGAGGTCGCGAGGGATATCGCTTTGAAATTCAATTCTGTTTACGGCGATATCTTTACGGTCCCCGAACCCCTGATTGACAAAAATGTCGCCGTGGTGCCGGGAATTGACGGACAGAAGATGTCGAAATCCTATGGGAATACGATTGAAATATTTGCTTCGAAAGATGATTTGAGAAAGAAAGTTATGGGCATAGTGACGGATTCTCAGCCTGTCGAGGCAAGCAAGGACCCCGATAAATGCAATTTGTATAATATTTATAAACTTTTTGTTTCAGGCGAGGAAAATAAAAAACTCCGGAAAAGGTATACGGACGGCGGATTAAAGTACGGAGATGTGAAAAGAGAACTGTCGGAGATAATATGGGATTATTTTAAAGAGGCCAGGGAAAAAAGGGAAACCCTTTTACAAGATAAAGGTTATATCGATAAAATACTTAAAGAAGGCGCAAGCAGGACACGGGAAGTAGCGGTTGAAACATTGAAAAGCGTTAAGAATGCGGCAGGTTTAAGCGTAAGAATGCTTTAA
- the scpB gene encoding SMC-Scp complex subunit ScpB yields MEQVNTKENLKNIVEAVLFASAEPLTISDILKAFESEDNLGKKEVKEVIDAINDEYRNSGKPFLFEEVAGGFRMITRPEYAEYIKRIYQAQPSRLSKPALETLAIIAYRQPIIKADIESIRGVNVDGVIKSLLDKNLIRISGRKDVVGRPFEFSTTEKFLEYFGLTNIKELPRIEELKQFSSLK; encoded by the coding sequence ATGGAGCAGGTAAACACAAAAGAAAATCTTAAGAATATAGTGGAGGCTGTTTTGTTCGCTTCCGCGGAACCATTGACGATTAGCGACATATTAAAAGCCTTTGAAAGCGAAGATAATCTGGGGAAAAAGGAAGTGAAAGAAGTGATAGACGCCATCAACGATGAATACAGGAATTCAGGCAAACCTTTCCTGTTTGAAGAAGTGGCAGGCGGTTTCAGGATGATTACAAGGCCTGAATACGCGGAGTATATAAAAAGGATATACCAGGCCCAGCCGTCCAGGTTGTCAAAGCCTGCCCTTGAAACGCTGGCCATTATCGCTTACAGGCAGCCGATTATCAAAGCCGATATAGAATCCATAAGAGGGGTTAATGTGGACGGCGTCATAAAAAGCCTTCTTGATAAGAATCTTATCAGGATATCGGGCAGAAAAGATGTTGTGGGACGCCCATTTGAATTTTCTACAACCGAGAAATTCCTTGAATACTTTGGCCTTACTAATATCAAAGAGTTGCCCAGGATAGAAGAGTTGAAGCAGTTTTCTTCTTTAAAATAA
- a CDS encoding segregation/condensation protein A encodes MGEDYKVRLEVFEGPLDLLLYLIKKDEVDIYDIPVEKITRQYLEYLGLMKMLDLTIAGEFLVMASTLMYIKSMMLLPPEERVIDEEEDSVDPRADLVKQLLEYKQFKELADHLEEREKERVNIFSRAASVSVESEGVELSNVSIFDLISAFSDILKGAGQEDLREIFEDKFTVSDKISHITGVLKNNKNVKFSELFEKTANKGEIVVTFLAVLELIRLKAVKAVQKKHFSDIFIEMVPAA; translated from the coding sequence ATGGGAGAAGATTACAAGGTCCGGCTCGAGGTTTTTGAAGGCCCTCTTGATTTACTGCTTTACCTGATAAAGAAGGATGAGGTGGATATTTATGATATTCCGGTAGAGAAAATAACAAGACAATATCTGGAATATCTTGGATTGATGAAAATGCTTGATTTAACCATTGCCGGCGAATTTCTTGTGATGGCATCCACTCTTATGTATATAAAGTCTATGATGCTGCTTCCTCCGGAAGAAAGGGTTATAGATGAAGAAGAAGATTCCGTTGACCCCAGGGCAGATCTTGTTAAACAGCTGCTTGAGTATAAGCAGTTTAAGGAATTAGCGGATCATCTTGAGGAAAGAGAAAAGGAAAGAGTAAATATTTTTTCCAGAGCGGCTTCTGTTTCCGTCGAATCTGAAGGAGTAGAACTGTCAAATGTAAGTATATTTGACCTTATCAGCGCGTTTTCTGATATTCTGAAGGGAGCCGGACAGGAGGATCTGCGTGAAATTTTTGAAGATAAATTTACCGTTTCAGACAAAATATCCCATATAACCGGGGTTTTGAAAAATAATAAGAACGTTAAGTTTTCCGAGCTGTTTGAGAAGACGGCCAATAAAGGCGAGATTGTAGTTACTTTTCTGGCTGTTTTGGAGCTCATAAGATTAAAAGCCGTCAAAGCCGTTCAGAAAAAACATTTCAGTGATATTTTTATAGAAATGGTGCCAGCTGCTTAA
- the aroF gene encoding 3-deoxy-7-phosphoheptulonate synthase — protein MIIVLKPGITKEQKDHIISKIKELKLTPMVSEGEERTIIGVIGDEDVIRNTPLEAFSGVEKVMPILKPYKLVSKEFKPDRTVINVNGVEIGGNLEVIMAGPCAIENEKMIINTAEHIKKAGAHILRGGAFKPRTSPYSFQGLGDKGLKFMAKAGKIAGLPIVTEVMDTRDVRLVEEYSDIIQIGARNMQNFHLLKEVGLCKKPVLLKRGLSSTIKEFLMSAEYILAGGNKDVMLCERGIRTFEDMTRNTLDLSAVPLIKELSHLPVIVDPSHATGKRSLVLPMSKAAIAAGADGLMIEVHPDPERAVSDGAQSLNFADFGKLVEDIKPFVKAAGRKL, from the coding sequence ATGATTATTGTTTTAAAACCCGGAATCACAAAAGAACAGAAAGACCATATTATATCAAAAATAAAAGAGTTAAAACTTACTCCGATGGTTTCCGAGGGGGAGGAAAGGACTATTATCGGCGTAATCGGCGATGAGGATGTTATCAGAAACACTCCTCTCGAGGCTTTTTCGGGCGTTGAAAAAGTTATGCCGATTTTAAAGCCGTATAAACTGGTAAGCAAGGAATTCAAACCCGATAGGACCGTAATAAATGTTAACGGTGTTGAAATCGGGGGAAATCTGGAAGTGATAATGGCGGGGCCGTGCGCCATTGAAAATGAAAAGATGATAATCAATACGGCTGAGCATATAAAGAAAGCCGGCGCGCATATACTTAGAGGCGGAGCGTTCAAACCGAGAACGTCTCCTTACAGTTTTCAGGGACTCGGGGATAAAGGCCTGAAATTTATGGCTAAAGCCGGAAAAATAGCCGGTTTGCCGATTGTTACGGAAGTTATGGACACACGCGATGTTCGGCTTGTGGAAGAATACAGTGATATCATACAGATAGGCGCGCGTAATATGCAGAATTTTCACCTTTTAAAGGAGGTGGGCCTTTGCAAAAAACCCGTTCTTCTTAAAAGAGGTTTGAGTTCTACAATAAAGGAATTCCTGATGTCCGCGGAATATATTCTTGCCGGCGGGAATAAGGATGTCATGCTGTGTGAGCGCGGCATAAGGACATTTGAAGATATGACAAGGAATACGCTTGACTTGAGCGCCGTTCCGTTGATTAAGGAATTGAGCCATCTGCCGGTGATAGTTGACCCGAGTCACGCTACCGGAAAGAGAAGCCTTGTTCTTCCGATGAGTAAAGCCGCTATCGCGGCGGGAGCGGACGGGCTTATGATAGAAGTGCACCCCGACCCTGAAAGGGCTGTATCGGACGGGGCTCAGTCGCTTAACTTTGCAGATTTCGGCAAATTGGTTGAAGACATAAAACCGTTTGTAAAAGCCGCAGGAAGAAAATTATAA
- a CDS encoding site-2 protease family protein produces MFIVIGLPIILMSIIFHEVAHGWAAYKCGDPTAKNAGRLTLNPLAHIDLQGTIIIPGILIAMNFLTKATVPVIGWAKPVPINPAYFRDWKKGMGITGIAGPLTNIVIALILSFMLRILLISGFIFKDMPVLSVVIEQLSKAIAFAGLINIVLAVFNMIPIPPLDGSRVVVSFLRPDQIQGYLRIEPYGIMIVFGLIILGGFRILWPVVTLLFSVIFGVPISF; encoded by the coding sequence ATGTTTATTGTAATCGGTTTGCCGATAATACTGATGTCGATAATATTTCACGAAGTTGCCCATGGCTGGGCGGCCTATAAATGCGGAGATCCGACGGCTAAAAATGCGGGAAGGCTGACTTTGAACCCGCTTGCCCACATAGACCTGCAGGGAACAATCATCATTCCGGGTATATTGATAGCTATGAATTTTCTTACGAAAGCCACTGTTCCGGTTATAGGATGGGCTAAACCGGTTCCTATAAATCCGGCCTATTTCCGCGACTGGAAAAAGGGAATGGGTATTACAGGGATTGCCGGGCCTCTGACAAATATTGTTATCGCTCTTATCCTTTCTTTTATGCTGAGGATTTTGTTGATTTCCGGATTTATTTTTAAGGATATGCCCGTGCTTAGTGTTGTGATAGAACAGTTGTCCAAAGCTATCGCTTTTGCGGGGCTGATAAATATTGTTCTTGCGGTGTTTAATATGATTCCCATCCCCCCTCTCGACGGTTCGAGAGTAGTGGTGTCTTTCCTGCGGCCGGACCAGATTCAGGGTTATCTGCGTATTGAACCTTATGGGATAATGATAGTATTCGGGCTTATTATTCTCGGAGGATTCAGGATATTGTGGCCTGTCGTTACGCTGCTGTTTTCGGTTATTTTCGGTGTTCCGATTTCATTTTAA
- a CDS encoding prephenate dehydrogenase, with translation MKLKKVVIVGPGLIGGSIGKTLLTNKLSEKIVAVVRRESAVDEVVKAGAATSATLDLDLALTGAEAVVLCTPVGAIADKAESIANLISKECLVTDVGSTKKSIVLKLEKIFENKALFIGSHPIAGTEKRGVSAATDRLFHNAVCVLTPTDKTPHAAVARAHSFWKMLGARCIEMSPEKHDKILAKISHLPHLAAYALVRAIAANADIDMDAKLVGGGFLDATRIASSPADLWVDIFMDNKKEILFSAKEFVKEINRIIDALEKEDKGTLQKLLEESKTKRDKIVEHLKK, from the coding sequence ATGAAGCTCAAAAAAGTTGTTATCGTAGGCCCGGGCCTTATAGGCGGCTCAATCGGGAAAACTCTGCTGACAAATAAACTTTCCGAAAAAATCGTAGCGGTTGTAAGAAGAGAGAGCGCCGTGGATGAAGTTGTTAAAGCGGGCGCCGCCACCTCTGCCACACTGGATCTTGACCTGGCCCTAACAGGGGCGGAAGCTGTTGTTTTGTGCACTCCCGTGGGCGCGATAGCGGATAAAGCCGAATCCATAGCAAACCTTATTTCAAAAGAATGTCTTGTAACCGATGTGGGCAGCACGAAAAAAAGCATAGTCCTGAAACTCGAGAAGATTTTTGAGAATAAAGCGCTTTTTATCGGATCTCATCCTATTGCGGGCACGGAAAAACGGGGTGTTTCTGCGGCTACTGACAGGCTTTTCCATAACGCGGTGTGTGTTCTTACGCCGACCGATAAAACGCCTCACGCCGCTGTTGCCAGGGCTCATTCTTTTTGGAAGATGCTCGGAGCCAGGTGCATTGAAATGTCTCCTGAAAAACATGATAAAATTTTAGCCAAAATAAGCCATCTTCCCCATCTCGCGGCATATGCGCTTGTCCGCGCTATAGCCGCAAATGCCGATATCGATATGGATGCAAAATTGGTCGGCGGCGGATTTTTAGACGCGACAAGAATAGCTTCATCACCTGCGGATTTATGGGTTGACATATTTATGGATAATAAAAAAGAAATCCTCTTTTCAGCGAAAGAATTTGTGAAAGAAATAAACAGGATTATCGATGCTTTGGAAAAAGAAGATAAGGGTACACTTCAGAAACTCTTGGAAGAGTCGAAAACAAAACGGGATAAAATCGTCGAACATTTAAAGAAATGA
- the pheA gene encoding prephenate dehydratase has product MKELKNLRQRINSVDKKIIQLLNERAGVVHEVAKIKKQHKVEYYSASREEEVYSNISRINKGLLDKNSLKNIYREIMSASLALEKDITVTFLGPEASFTQMAASKKFGSSVKYLPAVSISDVFSLVEKGSADYGVVPIENSIEGGVTHTLDMFIDSDLKICAEIYLEITHYLIGNCALGSIKKIYSKPEVFGQCRLWLEANLPGLEYIPSSSTTAAAIRAAKEKHAAAIASSLAAEKYNMKILAGSIQDTAHNETRFLIVGRNYSKKSKKNKTSVLLMIKDKVGALYELLQPFKKMKINLTKIESRPSRKRAWEYYFFVDFDGYVEDEKIKKCVRDISRHCKYVKILGSYPRVF; this is encoded by the coding sequence ATGAAGGAATTAAAAAATCTAAGGCAGAGGATTAATTCCGTTGATAAAAAAATAATTCAGCTGCTGAATGAGCGCGCCGGAGTTGTGCATGAAGTCGCTAAAATAAAAAAACAACATAAAGTGGAATATTATTCGGCTTCGAGAGAAGAAGAGGTCTACAGCAATATTTCCAGGATTAACAAAGGCCTTCTTGACAAAAATTCGCTTAAAAATATCTACAGGGAGATAATGTCCGCTTCTCTCGCGCTGGAAAAAGATATAACTGTCACTTTTTTAGGGCCTGAGGCTTCATTCACACAGATGGCTGCTTCCAAAAAGTTCGGTTCTTCCGTAAAATACCTGCCTGCGGTTTCCATTTCGGATGTTTTCAGCCTTGTTGAAAAAGGAAGCGCCGATTACGGTGTCGTGCCGATAGAGAACTCGATAGAAGGGGGAGTGACGCATACGCTGGATATGTTTATTGATTCGGACCTTAAAATATGCGCTGAAATTTATCTGGAGATAACGCATTATCTTATAGGCAATTGCGCTTTGGGTTCAATAAAGAAAATATACTCCAAGCCGGAAGTATTCGGACAATGCAGGTTATGGCTTGAAGCCAACCTTCCGGGTTTGGAATATATTCCCTCGTCCAGCACTACGGCCGCCGCCATAAGGGCCGCGAAAGAAAAACACGCCGCGGCTATTGCCAGCAGCCTTGCCGCGGAAAAATATAATATGAAAATTCTGGCAGGTTCCATTCAGGATACGGCGCATAACGAGACCAGGTTTTTGATTGTTGGAAGAAATTACAGCAAAAAAAGCAAAAAAAACAAGACTTCGGTCCTTCTTATGATAAAAGATAAAGTCGGGGCTCTTTATGAATTACTGCAGCCGTTTAAGAAGATGAAAATAAATCTTACAAAAATCGAGTCAAGGCCTTCAAGGAAAAGGGCGTGGGAATATTATTTCTTCGTTGATTTTGACGGATATGTGGAAGATGAAAAAATTAAAAAATGTGTCAGGGATATTTCCAGACACTGCAAATATGTCAAGATATTGGGATCTTATCCCAGAGTATTTTAA
- the hisC gene encoding histidinol-phosphate transaminase, with amino-acid sequence MIPLPKKHIISLNPYSPGKPIEEVKRELGLKKVIKMASNENPLGPSPFALKAAYRALKKVHLYPESGSYYLCQKLSAALNVKSENICMGNGSNELILLAIHSYASSPEDNIAYGFPSFIIYRIIAHSYGIKTIETGLKNHRIDLEKLADSLTEHTKIVFLCNPNNPMGTMNRRDEVEAFIEKVSSKVLIVMDEAYYEYADKKTFPDLVKTSTERKNLIILRTFSKMYGLAGLRVGYAVGHKSVIETLNKARQPFNVNSVAQSAALAALDDRGHVERTLEINEEGIDYIVSNLREMGLEFVPTSTNFILIKTGDSKKFFDMLLEKGIIVRPMGAYGLNEYIRVTVGLPAENREFIKNLKIAMSQTGGNK; translated from the coding sequence ATGATACCTCTGCCCAAAAAACATATTATTTCGCTGAATCCCTACTCACCCGGCAAGCCGATTGAGGAGGTTAAACGTGAATTGGGTTTAAAAAAAGTAATTAAAATGGCTTCCAATGAAAACCCGCTGGGGCCCTCGCCTTTTGCTTTAAAGGCCGCTTACCGCGCTTTGAAAAAAGTCCACCTGTATCCTGAGTCCGGTTCATATTACCTGTGCCAGAAGCTTTCCGCCGCTCTTAATGTAAAATCAGAGAACATCTGCATGGGCAACGGGTCTAACGAATTGATTCTTCTTGCCATACATTCGTATGCGTCATCTCCGGAAGACAATATAGCATATGGTTTCCCTTCTTTTATTATTTACCGGATTATAGCGCATAGTTACGGTATTAAAACGATAGAAACAGGATTGAAAAATCACAGGATAGATCTGGAAAAACTGGCGGATTCTTTGACAGAGCATACAAAAATCGTTTTCCTGTGTAATCCCAATAATCCTATGGGAACAATGAACCGCAGGGATGAGGTTGAAGCGTTTATAGAAAAGGTGTCGTCAAAAGTTCTTATTGTAATGGATGAAGCCTATTATGAGTATGCCGATAAAAAGACTTTTCCCGACCTGGTAAAAACCTCCACGGAGAGAAAAAATCTCATTATATTAAGGACATTTTCAAAAATGTATGGCCTGGCGGGGCTCAGAGTGGGTTACGCGGTCGGGCATAAGTCAGTAATCGAGACATTGAATAAAGCAAGGCAGCCCTTTAATGTCAATTCTGTTGCCCAATCTGCCGCTTTGGCCGCGTTAGACGACCGCGGGCATGTAGAAAGGACACTGGAGATTAATGAGGAAGGAATCGATTATATAGTTTCGAATCTGCGCGAAATGGGACTGGAATTTGTTCCGACTTCCACTAATTTCATTCTGATTAAAACAGGCGACTCAAAAAAGTTTTTTGATATGCTGCTTGAAAAGGGTATTATTGTTAGGCCGATGGGAGCTTACGGATTGAATGAATATATCAGGGTTACCGTGGGGTTGCCCGCGGAAAACAGGGAGTTCATCAAAAATTTGAAAATTGCTATGAGCCAAACCGGAGGAAATAAATGA